In Falco cherrug isolate bFalChe1 chromosome 2, bFalChe1.pri, whole genome shotgun sequence, the following are encoded in one genomic region:
- the LOC102055989 gene encoding LOW QUALITY PROTEIN: cell cycle control protein 50C-like (The sequence of the model RefSeq protein was modified relative to this genomic sequence to represent the inferred CDS: inserted 2 bases in 1 codon; substituted 1 base at 1 genomic stop codon) encodes MKNKTSFVPQEGEARSSRCPDNRAFKQQKLPAWQPQLTIANVLSSFFLIGTFCLTVGVCLILSTNSIGEIQIDYSDKCSDXSKLRENSSSWNKECYCSVNFTLKEGILGLILEFWGEVFMYYGLQNFYENHRRSMISRSDAQLLGRNVNIQKSYCAPFTTYRNGTPMAPCGAIANSMFNDIIDLFYSLNSSVIQVSLLKTGNSWWTDKNVKFRNPKSYRLSPAFAGTASPPYWQKPVYLLDEEDERNNGYVNDYFIIWMQVSAFATFRNLYRRIRWIXFADGLPAGNYTFHISYNFPVSRFKGRKHVILSTVVWSGGSNPFLGIAYVVSGTAATLMGFVITVIHLKLRKKKTYFQK; translated from the exons atgaaaaacaagactAGTTTTGTTCCGCAAGAAGGAGAGGCGCGTTCTTCCAGATGTCCGGATAACAGAGCATTCAAACAGCAAAAGCTACCAGCTTGGCAGCCCCAGCTTACCATTGCGAATGTGCTCTCCAGCTTCTTTCTCATAGGCACGTTCTGCCTTACTGTGGGAGTCTGCCTCATACTGTCCACAAACAGCATCGGAGAAATCCAG ATTGATTATTCAGATAAATGCTCAGATTGATCAAAACTCCGTGAAAATTCCTCTAGTTGGAATAAGGAATGCTACTGTTCTGTTAATTTCACACTAAAGGAAGGTATATTG GGGCTTATCCTTGAATTCTGGGGTGAGGTTTTTATGTACTATGGCCTGCAAAACTTCTATGAAAACCACCGTCGATCCATGATATCAAGAAGTGATGCACAATTGTTGGGTCGAAATGTAAAT ATTCAGAAGAGCTACTGCGCACCTTTCACCACCTACCGGAACGGGACGCCCATGGCTCCATGCGGTGCCATTGCCAACAGCATGTTCAATG ATATTATTGATCTTTTTTACAGTCTTAACTCATCTGTTATTCAAGTATCGCTGCTGAAGACTGGAAACAGTTGGTGGAcagataaaaatgtgaaatttcgCAATCCAAAATCATACCGTCTCTCACCTGCATTTGCAG GGACAGCAAGTCCTCCTTACTGGCAGAAGCCGGTGTATCTGTTAGACGAGGAAGATGAAAGGAACAACGGTTATGTAAACGATTACTTCATTATCTGGATGCAAGTGTCAGCCTTTGCTACATTCAGAAATCTTTACCGTCGTATCAGATGGAT ATTTGCAGATGGCCTCCCAGCAGGGAATTACACTTTTCATATTTCCTATA ATTTCCCTGTTAGCAGGTTCAAGGGGAGGAAGCATGTGATTCTTTCCACTGTGGTATGGAGCGGAGGAAGTAACCCGTTCCTGGGAATTGCCTACGTGGTTTCTGGCACAGCAGCAACCCTGATGGGTTTTGTCATAACTGTCATCCACTTAAAgctcagaaaaaagaaaacatactttcaGAAGTAA